The Accipiter gentilis chromosome 9, bAccGen1.1, whole genome shotgun sequence genome includes a region encoding these proteins:
- the LOC126042861 gene encoding maestro heat-like repeat-containing protein family member 2B, with amino-acid sequence MRAAQGVTGDVKMAASDVLVALARSHFHFVMSELQSHLKAMRKVPDEIVLLTLGKMARRYALRCIPFVGMTLLALRTVLTQVGSGEVLHAVCSVLEQWSQGVGTYLCSWEQCPFPRKGAAQFCEAIYPVFRYVVANWLDCKEEEDKQAVLGAVAAMLGVLLHEEQHREHTWEQLLWLLQQYQEVRDTSRLTKSLSYVLEILEGVQTPMPQGTALAISTAVHRQLSDVTEEPGPAQKAVLSRCIMLQARMRPEETGVFLHSQLSGGSEAGRVAALGLLGVLARADAPAAREKLPQLVEAMRPLCSDPSAQVRRAVLEFSRELLSSGSQSCWPWDVVGHIFSEFSRTSGRLVAGGLFAWENPEDGAIRALCLDIVGSLDVTLRGMTKLLWPRLLQYVVPAQYSGMLIPLSRCLRALVERRERAGCEEEEEEEPDATDSQEQALGSPPASAIAAQLLSALRPVWGYRRREARRLTQPFCLPTARLPAPQALLARLLVVAAAPYPSRERAVAALQLLQALHGRIHRGLGAAWATEIPLLLQYLEGRTESSLASAEWEHRVLKFLRASLEPVEDKAWTIGLSQELSQRLGSSAAGSWEKLFLYKALGTVLAACQDLRHIQGQVLKFLRETNPVELSEAKGMISVVSHAAESHFYLILDRVTLFSAAFTRDWSYQGSTGWKVQRRQKMERTWTIRAALMRTYSGIALHAPKEQLLTCVDKDIMGNILRLSRDNERMQVLRGFLLPMLLFHLSALQRVQGVLCSLWPQDLQLKLALVQSIAEVSCAIQAVGDCGSFELSSKQEATRTLLDWIEREPWDSLVYGVFHALEELSKLRPPLSGKENRNLLAVCCQSVLSHPSEEQMKKGRKSVRAAVNMELLHRRGMEDLGHLIETLLEAEATSACFRNVVHVLKGWLTSAKEWERERALRVCTHVLAACKERCELTRGCPYKQFGSLVGLLGSLTSDCLATCRQRAWVCLGYLLQMQAKSMKVPQADEIRCLCEELNSPDTETFAETCTQIRKAVCRCIPAAQAVDFLTAILDSLRPVKPPRARAVRKWAFIFLVECRKEIVQEVPKILNTLYSYMQQSTHRPFLLRAVFLLARFHQEPVISSLLQKSLLMDSDTVELWRSLGRSILGIRILRGLVEKLNRAGSDRLGTDSSTCERHNRQTALETLTITRAISEVVLALRSTEELRQLLPHLLPSLLRWASEMLGAERRLLLMSSWRQLFLECAMHVEKPCRIFLSAIELVLGRCMVQKWTRLLVNRAVWARLEDPLAHPEGVRLLTRILLHAGLVSPCLVKNLLPWLDSCSVKLRVTATACFAEISRDRRTTGTSK; translated from the exons ATGCGAGCAGCTCAG GGTGTGACAGGTGACGTGAAGATGGCCGCTAGTGACGTCCTGGTAGCTCTGGCCCGCTCCCACTTCCACTTTGTCATGTCCGAGCTCCAGAGCCACCTGAAGGCCATGAGGAAGGTCCCTGATGAGATTGTGCTCCTCACCTTGGGCAAAATGGCCCGCAGATATG ccctgcggTGCATCCCCTTTGTGGGAATGACGCTGCTCGCCCTGCGCACCGTGCTGACCCAGGTGGGGAGCGGCGAGGTCCTGCATGCCGTCTGCAGTG TCCTGGAGCAATGGTCGCAAGGAGTCGGTACATacctctgcagctgggagcaatGCCCCTTCCCTCGCAAGGGGGCGGCACAGTTCTGTGAAGCCATTTACCCGGTCTTCCGCTATGTGGTGGCAAATTGGCTGGActgcaaggaggaagag gaCAAGCAGGCTGTCCTCGGGGCAGTGGCTGCCATGCTGGGGGTCCTTCTGCATGAGGAGCAGCACCGAGAGCATAcctgggagcagctcctctggctcctgcAGCAATACCAGGAGGTCCGAGACACCTCCCGGCTCACCAAG AGCCTCAGCTATGTCCTGGAGATACTGGAGGGAGTTCAGACCCCAATGCCGCAGGGCACGGCTCTTGCCATCAGCACCGCTGTGCACCGCCAG CTCTCTGACGTGACCGAggagcctggcccggcccagaagGCAGTGCTGTCCCGCTGCATCATGCTGCAGG CACGAATGCGCCCCGAGGAGACAGGCGTGTTTCTGCACTCCCAGCTGAGCGGTGGGAGTGAGGCCGGTCGCGTGGCAGCCCTGGGCCTGCTGGGAGTGCTGGCCCGCGCTGACG CACCTGCGGCGAGAGAGAAGCTGCCCCAGCTGGTGGAGGCCATGCGCCCCTTGTGCAGTGACCCCAGTGCCCAG GTGCGGAGGGCAGTTCTGGAgttcagcagggagctgctcagctccggatcccagagctgctggccatgGGATGTGGTGGGGCACATCTTCAGCGAGTTCAGCCGGACCTCGGGCAGACTG GTGGCAGGAGGCCTTTTTGCCTGGGAAAACCCAGAGGATGGAGCAATTCGAGCCCTGTGCCTGGACATCGTGGGCTCACTGGACGTCACTCTGAGAGGGATGACCAAA ctcctgtggcCGAGGCTGCTGCAGTACGTGGTGCCAGCCCAGTACAGCGGCATGCTGATCCCGCTCTCCCGCTGTCTCCGAGCCCTGGTTGAGAGGCGGGAGAGAGCGgggtgcgaggaggaggaggaggaggagccggaTGCCACGGACTCCCAGGAGCAAG ccctggggagccccccaGCCAGCGCTATTGCAGCGCAGCTGCTCTCAGCCCTCCGCCCTGTGTGGGGCTATCGGAGGCGTGAGGCTCGTCGGCTCACCCAGCCTttctgcctccccacagcccggctGCCGGCTCCCCAGGCCCTGCTGGCTCGACTGCTG GTGGTGGCGGCAGCTCCTTACCCGAGCCGCGAACGCGCGgttgctgccttgcagctgctgcaggccctCCACGGCAGGATCCACAGAGGCTTGGGGGCGGCGTGGGCGACCGAgatccccctcctgctgcagtacCTGGAAG GCAGAACTGAGAGCTCCCTGGCCTCTGCAGAGTGGGAGCACCGTGTGCTTAAG TTTCTGCGAGCGTCGCTGGAGCCCGTGGAGGATAAGGCCTGGACCATAGGcctgagccaggagctgagccagcggctgggcagctctgctgccggctcctgggagaag cttttcctgtacAAGGCTCTTGGGACAGTGCTGGCAGCTTGTCAGGACCTCAGACACATCCAAGGGCAGGTGCTGAAGTTCCTCCGGGAGACAAACCCTGTGGAGCTGTCTGAGGCCAAG GGAATGATTTCTGTTGTGTCCCACGCTGCCGAGAGCCACTTCTACCTGATCTTGGACAGGGTGACTCTGTTCTCTGCCGCTTTCACCAGAGACTGGTCCTACCAGGGTTCCACAGGCTGGAAG GTACAGCGGCGGCAGAAGATGGAGAGAACCTGGACCATTCGTGCTGCTCTCATGCGCACCTACAGCGGCATCGCACTGCATGCCCCCAAGGAGCAGCTGCTCACCTGCGTGGATAAAGACATCATGGGCAACATCCTGAGGCTCTCCAGAGATAATGAGAGG ATGCAAGTTCTCCGTGGGTTCCTCCTGCCCatgctcctcttccacctctcagCCCTTCAAAGAGTTCAAGGGGTGCTTTGCTCTCTTTGGCCTCAGGACTTGCAGCTCAAGCTCGCCCTGGTGCAGAGCATCGCCGAGGTCAGTTGTGCCATCCAGGCTGTGGGCGACTGCGGCAGCTTTGAGCTCTCCTCAAAGCAGGAGGCGACACGGACCCTGCTG GACTGGATAGAGAGGGAGCCCTGGGACTCCCTGGTGTATGGAGTGTTTCATGCCCTGGAGGAGTTGAG CAAGCTGAGGCCACCTCTGAGCGGGAAGGAAAATCGCAACCTGCTGGCAGTGTGCTGCCAGAGTGTTCTGTCCCATCCTTCCGAGGAGCagatgaaaaagggaaggaagagtgtgAGGGCAGCTGTGAACATGGAG CTTCTGCACAGGAGAGGCATGGAAGATCTGGGCCACCTCATAGAAACCCTTCTGGAGGCTGAGGCGACCTCTGCCTGCTTTCGCAACGTGGTCCAC GTCCTGAAGGGCTGGCTCACCTCGGCCAAAGAATGGGAGCGGGAGAGAGCCCTGCGGGTTTGCACCCACGTGCTGGCCGCTTGCAAGGAGCGATGTGAGCTCACG AGAGGATGTCCCTACAAGCAGTTCGGCTCCCTGGTGGGACTGCTGGGGTCTCTGACCAGCGACTGCCTGGCCACATGCCGCCAGAGGGCATGGGTCTGCCTTGGCTACCTTCTCCAAATGCAAG CCAAGAGCATGAAGGTGCCGCAGGCAGATGAGATCCGGTGCCTTTGTGAGGAGCTGAACAGCCCAGACACCGAGACTTTCGCGGAGACCTGTACCCAAATACGAAAG GCCGTTTGCAGAtgcatccctgcagcacaggctgtggaCTTTCTGACCGCCATCCTGGACAGCTTGCGGCCTGTCAAGCCCCCACGTGCAAGAGCAGTGAGAAAGTGGGCATTCATCTTCCTGGTGGAATGCAGAAAGGAGATAGTCCAGGAG GTGCCGAAAATCCTGAACACCCTGTACAGCTACATGCAGCAGAGCACCCACAGGCCCTTCCTGCTCCGTGCAGTGTTTCTCCTCGCCCGCTTTCACCAGGAGCCTGTAATCAGCAGTCTCCTCCAGAAGAGTCTGCTCATGGACAG TGACACGGTGGAGCTgtggaggagcctggggagaaGCATCCTTGGGATTCGGATCCTGAGGGGCTTAGTGGAGAAACTAAACAGAGCAGGAAGCGACCGCCTGGGGACGGACTCCTCCACTTGTGAGCGGCACAACCGTCAGACTGCTCTGGAGACTCTGACG ATCACCCGTGCCATCTCCGAGGTGGTGCTTGCCCTGAGGAGCACGGAGGAGCTCAGGCAActgcttccccacctccttcccagcctcctcagGTGGGCCAGTGAAATGCTGGGTGCAGAGAGGCGGCTTTTGCTCATGAGCAGCTGGAGACAACTGTTCCTCGAGTGCGCGATGCATGTGGAGAAGCCGTGCAG GATTTTCCTTTCAGCTATAGAGTTGGTGCTGGGCAGATGCATGGTGCAGAAATGGACGCGGCTGCTCGTGAATCGGGCAGTGTGGGCTCGCCTGGAAGACCCCCTGGCTCACCCTGAGGGGGTGCGTCTCCTGACCCG CATCCTGCTGCACGCTGGGCTCGTCTCCCCCTGTCTGGTGAAGAACCTCTTGCCGTGGCTGGATTCCTGCTCAGTTAAACTGCGGGTGACAGCtacagcttgctttgctgag ATCTCTCGGGACCGCAGGACGACAGGGACCTCCAAGTGA